From the genome of Pan troglodytes isolate AG18354 chromosome 16, NHGRI_mPanTro3-v2.0_pri, whole genome shotgun sequence:
ttttgtatttttagtagagacaggatttagccatattggccaggctggccttgaactcctggcctcatgcaatctgcccacctcggcctcccaaagtgctgggattacaggcatgagccactgtgcctggccattgcCTGGCAATGTTTTATTGACTGGTAGACATTGTTTTTGTGTTGCGActgctggattttgttttcctttaaatagtGAGGGACTCTGTTCCAGCACTAGTTAAGTTACTTGAAATAAGTTGGATCTATCAAGGTTTACTTTCAATCTTTGTTAGGACAGTTTCAGAGAAGCCTTTACTCCAGTGCTCATTTAGCCCCACTATTAAGGCAATACTTTTCTAAAGCTTCTCTTCCATTTCCTAAGTATTATGAGGTGTTTTCATTCTGACTAGTGAGAATATGAATTCTCTCTAGCCTGTTGTGAGCTCTGGGGATTCTTCTGTCTGCTTTCTGGCAGTTCTTTCCCTGGGTACTTTCTTCTCACATATGTCCCTATCAGCCCTTTGCCAAAGGCTTGAGGGCATCTTCCATAGCTCTCCAGAGTTCACGCGCtctcttctcccacctcctccctggtACTCTACCTCACAAATTCTACCGGCCTTGAAGATCTTCCCAAGCTCTGATCTCTGTCTCCTCAATCCACCAAGACCACTGGACTTTagattcccctccctgtgttggAGCCTGTAATTGCTTCCGGCAGTAAACCGAGGACACTGTAGGGTTCACCTTCTTTTAGGGATCATAGTTCTGCTCGACCTGTTCTCCGATGTCCGAAAActattgttttatatatgttgttCCATTTTTCTAGTTGTTCAAGGTGGGAGGCAAATCTGGTCCCTGTTATCAATCGTGGCCACATGTAGAGGTTGCAGGATGTTGTttacatctgtttttgtttttgtttttgttttgagacaggctctcactctgtcgccccaaGTGGTGCCCTCTTGCCTCACTGCCACCTTTACTTtgtggcctcaagcgatcctcccaccccagcctcccaaggtgttgggattacaggtgtgagccactgcacctggcctaaaattgtATCTTTCTTATTATCAGTGAAGTTAAACATTTTTCCCTGTGTGTCAGCAGcatttgggtttctttttctttgaactttcatattttttttacatttttcttagaaCTGTTGGTCTTTGTCTTCTCTACTTTTAGAATAGAATGAATATGATATTAATCATACTTCGAATTGTGGCCATGATGGAGTACCTGTATTGATGATAGTCTCCCAGCATAAACAACTACAAAGCTGGACAAAGTACATGAAGAAATTGTCTTCAGGCATTGGGCAATAGGCAGTTCCAGGTACAATCTGAGAGAAGGGAATCACATGAAGTGACTGCTACATTTTTCTGGTGGGGAAAGTTTCCAAACCCTCAATGACAGCATGAGGAAGCAGAGTCCAAGCCAAGAGGATCAGTCTTGTTTGGTGGAGGAAACAGGGACTGCCACTCAGGGCTGCTAAAATGTGTGTGGCAGAGTATCAGAAAGGACGGAGTTGCAGAGAAGAAGCCCCAGAAATCTTATAGAGGTTGTTGCAGGTCCTTGGCCAAATCCCAAACAATGAGTGTGCGGATTGAGGCTCTGCAAGGCCCAGCACAGAACAGCCGATGGGGAGCTGAAAGCTAAACAGCGATTTCAGTGGTCACAGACTGATGGAGATACATCTGAATTCTGGCTCAGCCAGAGTCTCCACTCTTGGAATCTCAGATCTTGATGAATATTCCAGACATTCACAGAGGGCCTAGAAGGCCATGCCTTGGGATTAAGGAAGATTCCCTGGGAATAAGGGCAAAACTGAAAAACAGCTCACCCTAACAAAGCCTAAAATGTAGCCTTGACACACATGATCAAGTTAACCCAACAGCAATTTAATTCCCTGCCAAAATAAAACTCAACACTAGAGTAGGATAACATAACCCACATCTCTACAATGAAGGTTCACAACGTCCAACAGCTCAAGAAATACTAGATGTgtgaaaaaagtgagaaaatatatCCTAAAATTAAGAGAAAACCAGTCAATATGAACAGACCcactgtgcatggtggctcacgcctgtaatcccagcactttgggaggccaaggcaagtagatcacttgagctcaagacttcaagaccagcctgggcaacatggcataaccccatctctactaaaaattcagaaatgagttgggtatggtggtgtgcaggGGCCCATAACCCCCAGGCTGTGGACTGTACCCGTCGGTAACCTGGTAGGAACCAGGCTgcgcagcaggaggtgagtggtggacagcgagcattactgcctgagctccgccccCCATCAGATCAGCAGGCATTAGATGCTCATAGAAGCGTGAACCCTaatgtgaactgcacatgcgagggatctaagTTTCACACTctttatgagactctaatgcctgatgatctgaagtggaacagtttcatacCATAACCACCACCCCCGATcccgtctgtggaaaaattgtcttccatgaaaccagtcagGACtgctggtggcacgtgcctgtggtcccagctacttggaaggctgaggtggaaggatggcttgagcctgggaggtggaggttgcagtgagttgagatcatgccactgcactccagcctggacaacagagtgagaacttatctcaaagaaacaacaacaaaaaaagggccaggcatggtggctcacacttgtactcccagcactttgggaggctgaggcaggcagatcaccaggaattcaagaccagccaggtgaggtggaggttggagtgagccgagatggtgccattgcactccagcctgggctacaagagcaaaattctatcacacacacacacacacacacacacacacaaagagagagagcaGACCCATAAATGGCTCACACATTGGAATTAGCAGGCAAGAGCTTTAAAGTaactatatacatacattaaagaatttagaaaaatatcaaCACCTGTGAAGATGGtggaaaaaaatttagagaaataagttttagtataagtatgtcctaaATATGCATGGTACATACTtactaaaaatagtttattttttatcagaAATCTAAATTCAACTGGATGTTCTATATCTTATCTGGCATCTCTACCCCAAAGCCAAGCAGGAGAGAATCTACAGTCTTATCTTCCAGCAGGTGACCTAGCCTAGGACAGGGCCTGGCCAGGGGCAATTGTGAATTGGATGGATTAGAGATGCCAGTCATTCAGTGTGTCAAAGGTTTGCCAGACCTGCATACAatcaacattattattattgttattttaatgttaaGATTTTATTTACAAAGATTTTTGTTGTACAGAAAGTAAAAATGCTGTTACAATCCCGGTGTAACTGGTAGCCACAGATGGTCGACTCACCAATCACAGCTATCTACGCTACAGCAAGATTCTCACACAAAAACCTAACAACACTTACAATTTTGTTGGGGTGAAGTCCCTAAGCTCGATGGTAGATTGGTAGATTACCAAGAGGGACTACATGGAGGAAGACGGAATGTCACAGGAACTATTCTTTGGCTCTTTGGGTGGGTGGGTGTCCTGGGGTTTGCAtcagctaccttttttttttttttaaacagctaccAAATCCATGAGCAGTCCAACCGATACTGAACAGTTCTGTTTCTGCAGGTCATCTGGGGTCTTAATCATCTTCTCCTTCATCATCcgtttctctcttcctctttttacctttcctgccttcttcctcctcttcatcctcatcctcatcttcatcttcttcaaGTCCaaattcttcttcctcctcactgACTTCGTCTTCGTCATCTCCTTCTACATTTTCATCTTCTTCATCAAACTCCTCTTCTTCACCATCTTCATCCTCCTCGTCTTCCTCGTCTTCTTCTTCGCCCTCCTACTCTTCATCCACACCATCCACCTCAGCATCTGAGTCAGGTTCCTCCTGGTCCTCTTGGTCATAGCCATCCATGTAGGTAAGCTGGGGCAGGAGCTTGAAGACACTCTCTCTCGGTAGTCATTCATGTTAGTAACCTCACAGTTAAAGAGGTCCAGGCTTTTCAGACATTCTAACTTTTTCAAAGGTTCCAAGGTGCTGATATCTTTCAGTTTATTTCCACTTAAGTTTGGACGTGTGAGATTTGGAAGCTTTTCAGCTAACATATCCAGACCTCCAAAGATTCTATTTTCACTGAGTTCAAGCTTTTTCAATTTAGGCAGCTTGGGAAGATTTGAAACTGAGATCAAGCCTACATTTATTAAACTAAGGAACTCTAAGTTCACAAATTCAGCTGTTAAGCCCTCAATTTTTCCATCATTTGATTTGCAATTGTCCAAGACAAGTTCTCGAACAGCTGACGGGGTCCAGTTCCTCAGCTCCAGGTGGATCCTCCTCTTCATGTCCATGTTCCCCTCTTCCCCCCTCTTCAAACTTAACTTTCCGCAGCGGGGGCGGATGGGGGAGAGGCGTCCTGGCCTGCACAGCGAGGGCCGTCAGAAGGGTTTGCTCGCGGCAGAGGCCGGCGGCGCGGTCCTGGGTGGCGGGCAGCGTGGGGGCAGGCGAGCGGAGCCCCCGGAGCCAAGTTACTCAAAGGAGCGTAGaggacattatttttatttttttatttttatttatttatttatttttttgagacgagtcttgctctgtcgcccaggctggagtgcaggggcgcaatctcggctcactgcaagctccgcctcccgggttgacgccattctcctgcctcagcctccccagtagctgggactacaggcgccggccaccacgcccggctaatttttgtacttttagtagagatggggtttcacagtgttagccaggatggtctcgatctcctgaccacgtgatccgcccacctcagccttccaaagtgctgggattacaggcgtgagccaccgtgcccggccttttatttaatatttttgtctaaagcaactttaaaaatttaaacctgTTATTTGGAAACATAGATTCAGAGGAAATTTCAAAGATGGTACAGAGAGGTTTCATGTACTCTTCACTCAGTTTCCTCCAAAGGTTCTATTTTGTATAAATGTAGGACAATATCTAACAATGTCATGTGTCTAGGTCTATACCATTTTATCATATATGTAGACTCCTTTAACCACCGctacaatcaagatacagaactgttccactgaaggggtggcctgccccttcACACCTGTGGGTATATCTCATCAgatgggatgagagactgagaaaagaaataagacacagagacaaagtatagggaaagaacagtgggcccaggagacCCGCACTCAGCATACcgaggacctgcaccggcaccggtctctgagttccctcagtatttattgattactatttTCACTATCTCAGCAAGAGGAATGCAGTAGGGGAGCAGGGTGACAGTGGGGAGGTCAGcaagaaaacatgtgagcaaaggaatctgtgtcacaaataagttcaagggaagacactatgcctggatgtgcacgttGGCCAGATTTATGcgtctctccacccaaacatctcagtggagtaaagaataacaaagaaGCATTGCTAccaacatgtctcgcctcccatCACAGGGCGGTTTTTCTtctatctcagaattgaacaaatctACAATTGGGTTTTATACCAAAACATTCCATTCCCGGgggcagcaggagacagaggccttcctcttttactaatcctcctcagcgcCGATCCTtcacgggtgtcaggctgggggacagtcagctCTTTCCCATCCCACAAGGCCACATTTcaggctatcacatggggagaaaccttggacgaTACTCGGCTttccagggcagaggtccctgaggCTTTcggcagtgcattgtgcccccgGTTTATcaagactagagaatggcgatgacttttaccaagcatactgcttataaacattttgttaacaaggcacaccctgcacagccctagatcccttaaaccttgattccatacaacatatgtttttgtgagctcaaggttggggcaaagttacagattaacagtatctcagggcaaagcaattgttcagggtacaggtcaaaatggagtttcttatatcttccttttctacatagacacaataacagtctgatctctcttttctctacattCCATCACCATGAAAATCCCCCTCCTGCTATTCCTCTGCACTCATTCCTGGCTCTTCCCCTCCACTATTCctactcctggcaaccactaatctgctttctgtctttataatCTTGTCACTTCAAGAAtattataaaatgcaaaaattagctaggcatggtggcaccagcttgtagttccagctatgtgggaggctgaggcaggagaatcgcttgaacctgggaggtagaggctacagtgatcctgccactgaagtccagcctgagaaacagggcgagactctctcaatgaatgaatgaatgaaggcctggcacggtggctcacacctataatcccagtgcttcgggaggccgaggccggtggaaccactgaggcctggagtttgagaccagtctggctaacatggcaaaacactgtctctactaaaaatacaaaaattagccaggcatgatggtgagtgcctgtacttccagctacttgggaggctgaggcatgagaattgcttgaacctgggaggcggaggctgcagtgagcccagatcgtgccactgcactccagtctgggccatagagtgagacttcatctcaaaaacaaaataaaacaaaaccaaacaaagaaaaaaagaacattatataaatggaatcacacagtatgtggccttttgagactggcttttttttttctactcagcAAATGCCCTTTAAGATCCATCCAAGTTGTGCATGttcctttatgtttttttctgtttgagatggagtctcactctgtcacccaggttggaatgtggtggcgtgatctcagctcactgcaacctccgcctcctgggttcaagcaattctcctgcctgagcctcctgagtagctgggattataggcacccaccaccatgcctggctttttttttttttttttgagatgaagttttgctcttgttacccagtacaatggtgcgatcttggctcactgcaacctctgcctcccgagttctagcaattctcctgccccagcttcctgagcagctgggattacaggtgcctgccaccacatccagctaatttttttttgtatttttagtagagacagggttacaccatgttggccagtttggtcttgaactcctgaccttaggcaatccacctgcctcggcctcccaaagtgctgagtttagaggagtgagccattgtgcctggccccctTTTATTGTTGAATAGCATTTCATAGAATAGATGTAGCAGTTTGCTTAACCATTCACCTATTGGGGAGtatttggttgtttccagtttgggactattacaaataaatctgCCATGAACAATCATGTATGAGTTTTTGTGCAGACATCAGTTTTATTTTCTGGTACAAATGCCCAGAAgcaattgctaggtcatataTTGAGGTATATGTTTAATTAAAGAagctgccaaactattttctagagtgtctgtaccattttatattcccgcCAGAGATGTATGAGAGAGTTAGTTTTGTCTGCATCCTCGCCGATATTTGATATTATCACTATGTTTGATTTGAGCTGTTCTAATAGATCTGTAGtgatatcttactgtggttttaatttgcatttccccagtgGTTAGTGTTGAAGATCTATTCCTGTGCTTTaagtcaattaatttttaaaacctaaataaatgtatttaaaaaggaaacttttgctttgggaggcccaggcgggtgaattgcttgagcccaggagttcgagacaagcctgagcaacatggtgaagctccatctttacaaaaaataaaaagtatccagcgtggtggcgtgcgcctatggtttcagctactcaagaagtgaggcaggaggattgcttgagcataggaggtcgaggctgcagtgagccatgattgcaccattatactccagcctgggtgacagagcaaaattctgccttaaataaattaattaattaaaggaaATTTGTGATTAGTGATTCTCAGAGTGTGGTCCCTgagccagcagcatcagcatcaccatcacctgataatgttagaaatgcagattctcaggcaccatcccagacctcctgaatcagaacCTCTGAGGCGTGGGTTCAGTGATCTGTGATTTAACAAGCCCTCCCGGTGAGAATCGGTCTCACTTACTACAAATAGAAggtaatagtaaaaataaatgcatccGCATATCGCCTAAAATCCTCTTGTGGGCCCCAGGTTGGCACAGCACACTTTCGGGCAGGAGCCCCACTCACAGAGGCCGTGACAAGAATGCTCCTGCCCCTGGGGTTGTGCAGTGACAGCTCACACAGCTCCACGTGGCGGTTCTGAGTTTGGGAAGCGCTGATGTAGTCCTACTACAGCCCTTCCTGCCCTTCACTGGACTGAGAAAATCCAGGCTCTGAGGAGAGcgagacttgcccaaggtcacccagcaacATGGTCAGTCTCCTTTCCCAGGGccctcactgtgcctggcctgtttaaaGCCTGCCTCTATTCACTGCTGAGTGAAAAATCCAGCCTCAAAACAGAATATGGGGAAGGATACTGTCTTGTGCAGCTTATGTTTATAGCTGCAGATACATGGGAAAAGAAGTCCGAAAATACTGTTGAAGCAGTTATTTAGGGAGAGAAGTGGTTTgctggttttttgtgtttttagcttctctgtatttcttaatttttatcacAATAATCATGTTTAGTTACataatcaaaatgtattaaatataatattaaaaattaacatgaagCCTGATCCAGCCACGGCCTATTGTTGGCAGAGTCAGGAAGCCTTCCAGATAGAGCAGCCCCGTACCTGCCCCAGGtcacaccctgggcctgggcaCATGCTAGGTCCTCTGTCTGGATACCCTCACCCCATGGTGGCCTCCACATCTGTACCCACCAGCACCTCCTGTGGGCAAGGCCCTTGCCTGCATCCAGCCCTGGGCACCCCCTAGACCAGAGGGCACCTCATGGTCTGAGAGTCCGCCTGTCTCTAAAGAGAGGAAAGCTCCTTGGGACATGTGTTCCACTTGACTATCACCCCTGGCCTGGTACAGAAAGGTGGACAGTGGGTatttggtgaataaatgaatggatgattgGAATGAATCCCCAAAATGGTGATTTCCAGAGGCCCTTCTCCAGCTGGCCCAGGTGGAACCAGTTCCACTTTTCACAGGAAAGCCAGGTGTGAGGAGTGGGGCAGGTGTGTGTGAGGGGCCAGGTTTTCGAAGGCTGCATGGACATGGCACTTTGGTGGGTCTGGGGGCAGCACTGCTGCTGTGGGAGCCTCAGGGAGGGCTCATCCCTGGAATCCCCCAGGGTATCCTAGTGCCCCCAGCTGCTGTGCGGTGTGAGAATTCCTGGCTGGTGGGGACACACAGGGATTTGTTTGGATTGGCCACCTGGTCCAGCCCAAGGAGCTGCACCTCCAGCCCCTTGGGGAAAAACTCACTTTTGATGTGTGATGACAGCTacaggcaaggggagggagaggtgtGCTGGGCCTCAGCCTTAGAAGCCAGAAGCCAGTTCATGCCCCTACCTTGGTCTAGGTGGGAAAGGGATGCGGCCTCAGCTAGCTCTAGGGTCCTGGGTTATGGTCAGAACCCTCCCTTATGGACTCAGTGACTTGGGCTGACCCAGCCCCTCCCTAAGCCTTATCAGTGAAAccagggctgggccagggccCTCAACACCTCCCAGCTCCAACCTCTGGCTTTGTCCCAGGAGGGCAGGAGATGAGACAGAGGTGACCCGGGCTCTCCTGTTTACCTCAACCTCCTTGTGAAGCCTCCCTCTTTCTGCCTGTGAGGTGGGTGGGGCCGGAAGGAGGGACATTCACCTGTGGGCCTCTGACATCTCTGCCCAGGTGTGCCTGCAGAGCCTGGTCTATACCCGGTGCTCTGTTACACCCTACAGCCTGGCCATGACCTCCCTGCCTCCAGAGCAGCTCTGGCCCAGGGAAGAAGCTGGTCTCTGCATCGAATGATAGGTAGAAATTGGAAGTGGGAACGATAGCTCTGAAAAGGAGTCAAGGAGGAGGTGCCTTCCCAAGGACGTGGAGGATTTTTCCAGAATGGAACTTGACTGGGGTGGGCAAACATCAGGAGGTAGGAAGGGTGGCTCCCTCTGTGGGAGCCGGGGCAACTTGCCTGGGCCAAATGGTGCTAGGCTGTGGGTAGGGGTGGGCAGAGCTGGGGTTCCCAGAGCCTGGGGTCCCTGTCCTTGCAGAGGACTCGAATGCAAAACAAGTGTCCCCTGCCTTCTGGCTGGGGGACATCCTCTGCTTCCAAGCCCAGACATACACCAGCTGCCACAAGCCCCTGAGGCTCTTCAGAGGACCAATGGGCAGCCACACCCACGCTGGGCCAGCCTGCTGGACCCACCTGCACCCTGGTCAGAGCCCATGACTGAGGGGACTCTCTGGGGACAATGGGGGCAGTCTCATGCTGCCCTCTTACAGGTGGATCCATCCCTGGGATCTGGTGTTGGGCTGGGGTGGGCTGAGGCTGTTCTCTGCTGGGGTGCCTGGTGGACAGCAGGTGGAGCAAGTTCTCCTTGGCTTTCCTGGACCCCAGGACACAGCTGAACACTGCACTTTACCCTGGATGCCTTCGGATTCTCAGGGGATCCTGGGAAGGAAGAGGGGGCTGCCCCTGCAGGGGGCCAGGGCCCTGGGCCATGCTTGCTCCCCCCAGTAGGCACCTTCTCTCCAGATCAACATCACCTGATTCCTGAAGGCCTGGGCTACTGACCAGAGCCCCAACTCCTTCACCAAGGCCTGTCTTACATCAGACCAGCTAGTATGAGTTTGGAGCCGAAGGGGGCAGAGAGAGAACACAGGGCTCTGTAAGCGTTCTCGGCTCCCTGCTGCGGTAGGCCCAGTAGAAGGCCCCCCAGAAATCTGCAGCTGCTGTAAGTCACTGGGAGGAAGCTGCAGCAGACATGTGTTTCCCAGCCTGGTAGATGCAGAGGGGTGTCCGGGCCCCCAGGTGGGAGGCCCAAATGAGGCCTTGGATGTGGCAGTGCAGGAATTCTAGCCAGCTCTGGGgccctgggcaagtcatttaacctctcagaACCCTACTCCTGGTCACCATGGGGCTCTTGTGTGGATGTAAAGAACCCCCCCTGGCCACTTATGTCCCATCAGTGGAAGCCTAGCATGGGTGGAGACCCCCGAGACTGAACTCAGTGGTGGGATCCAGCCTTCCCAGCTCTCCTACATAGAGCCCAGAGCCAGCAGGGTGGGCTTCCTGGAGAAGCAGGTGCTCCTGTGGGCTGGAGAGCATGAGTAGGGGTCCCTTTGGAAAGGTGGAAGAGGCTGCGGTCAGTGGAAGCCATAATGAGGCAGAGCTTGGGCAGAAGGGGCATGATTGGGGGATCTGAGGCCCAACAGAGACTGGACTGAGGACACTATGGCCACCTACAGGACACTGTCCTACTCAGGCAGTGGAAACTTAGCTAGGGCTGGGCCACCTGGTCCTGAGTGAGGCTTCACCAGTCTTGGAAACTGTGCCCAAGGTGGCTTCATGTAAGAGCGCatctcagcacttttttttttttttttttctgagacagggtcttgctctgtcatctaggctggaatgcagtggcaagatcatagcttactgcagcctcagactcctgggctcaagcgatcctcccacctcagcctcacaaagtgctggaattataggcctgAGGTATGCAGCTTGGTTTTAAATCTTAATAAATATCTCCTCCTGGTCTGCTTCCCTGGCTGACACACATGCTGGAATCTTGCGCCTAGACAGACATGTTTCTGGACTTGGTTCCATTTGTTCTGACGGCCTCCTCTCTCTCAATGACCACACATTACAGTATGTGGCTATTCTTACACATTTCTGTATAGACTTGAGGGTTAGTATATTAACGTCAAAGTTCTACTGGTTTTTCAAGGCTGGATGGAATGTTTGGGTTAATTTAGTTGTGGGCATCTTGACAATATAGGCTTTCCCTCCAGGAACGGTGATTCTGGGACGCAGGTTTTGCACATTCTGGTTTATTGCTTGGCTCGCTGCCACAGAGGGATGGCACTGCTCCACACGCCATGCCCAAGAGATGTCCCACCTTATCTTTCTAAATCAAGCTGAATGTTCTCAGTTGACAGGATATCATATCAGTGCTGCGGGGACTCACTCCCCACAACCCGAGATGAAGTGAGGTGGAGACTATGGAGCAGATCCGTGCTGACTGCATTCGCCCTTCCTGACCCGCACTGCTGCTGGCCGCGGCTGTGTCTGAGTCGACAGACGGCATTGATTTGGGGACGGGGTGGGGGGCGGTGCTGGAGAGATGCCCCTCACCTCCCTTAGCTCCTCCTGTCCAGCCAATGCTTGGCCACCAAGGCCCCTGACTTCCAGGCCCCAGTCACCACTAACAGGGTGCTGCATGGGAACAAAGTGTAGGCCCAGAACCTGGAGTTCAGGTCACTCCTCCTTCCAGTCGAAGCCTCTATCCCTCCCAGGTGAGTCCACCCTCATTCCTCCATGGGCCAAATATCCTAAACAAAGGCCTGGACATGGGGTC
Proteins encoded in this window:
- the LOC100608360 gene encoding acidic leucine-rich nuclear phosphoprotein 32 family member B-like, encoding MDMKRRIHLELRNWTPSAVRELVLDNCKSNDGKIEGLTAEFVNLEFLSLINVGLISVSNLPKLPKLKKLELSENRIFGGLDMLAEKLPNLTRPNLSGNKLKDISTLEPLKKLECLKSLDLFNCEVTNMNDYRERVSSSSCPSLPTWMAMTKRTRRNLTQMLRWMVWMKSRRAKKKTRKTRRMKMVKKRSLMKKMKM